The Glycine soja cultivar W05 chromosome 6, ASM419377v2, whole genome shotgun sequence genome has a window encoding:
- the LOC114416546 gene encoding myb-related protein 306-like, which yields MGRPPCCDKIGIKKGPWTPEEDIILVSYIQEHGPGNWRSVPSNTGLMRCSKSCRLRWTNYLRPGIKRGNFTDHEEKMIIHLQALLGNRWAAIASYLPQRTDNDIKNYWNTHLKKKLKKMQIGGGSDDDNNDDKSNSSNNSQIKGQWERRLQTDIHMAKQALCEALSLDKPTQIFPETKLPSTSSHHHPTTTTTPNQTTSLYASSTENIARLLENWMKKSPNMATTTTTTMETKPFSNNNMVITTGSSSSEGTQSTITCTQEYALDSLWSFNSERSSQSEENTNLGESKPQYQEPQETQVPLMLLENWLFDDAAPQCNEDLMNMSLEESTEGLF from the exons ATGGGAAGACCACCTTGCTGTGATAAAATTGGGATTAAGAAAGGGCCTTGGACTCCTGAGGAAGACATCATCTTGGTCTCTTACATTCAAGAACATGGACCCGGAAATTGGAGATCGGTTCCCAGTAACACAG gTTTGATGAGATGCAGCAAAAGCTGCAGACTCAGATGGACCAACTATCTCCGACCTGGTATCAAACGAGGCAATTTCACCGATCATGAAGAGAAAATGATAATCCACCTCCAAGCTCTTTTGGGTAACAG ATGGGCTGCTATAGCTTCCTACCTTCCACAAAGGACAGACAATGACATAAAGAACTATTGGAACACCCATTTGAAGAAGAAGCTGAAGAAGATGCAAATTGGGGGTGGTagtgatgatgataataatgatgaCAAATCAAACTCTTCTAACAATTCACAAATAAAGGGTCAATGGGAAAGAAGACTTCAAACAGATATCCACATGGCCAAACAAGCCTTATGTGAGGCCCTATCTCTTGACAAACCAACCCAAATTTTCCCAGAGACCAAATTACCCTCCACTTCTTCACACCACCAccccacaacaacaacaacaccaaaCCAAACAACATCCTTGTATGCATCAAGCACAGAAAACATAGCCAGATTGTTGGAGAATTGGATGAAGAAATCACCAAATATGGCGACCACGACGACAACAACAATGGAGACAAAACCCTTCAGCAATAATAACATGGTAATAACCACAGGGTCTAGTTCTAGTGAGGGAACACAAAGCACAATCACATGCACACAGGAGTATGCCCTTGACTCCTTGTGGAGCTTCAACTCTGAACGCTCTTCTCAATCTGAAGAAAACACCAACTTGGGTGAGAGCAAGCCACAGTACCAAGAGCCTCAAGAGACACAAGTCCCTCTCATGTTGCTGGAGAATTGGCTCTTTGATGATGCTGCACCTCAATGCAATGAAGATCTAATGAACATGTCACTCGAGGAAAGTACAGAAGGGTTGTTCTAA